The DNA region CCGCCATTCTGTTTCCACAACTGGCAGAAGCTTCCAGCCTGAAAGCCGGGCTGGTGGCGGGGCTGGACATTCTGATTGTCCGCGAACTGACCGGCGGTATTTATTTTGGCGAGCCCCGTGGTGTCCGCACTCTGGAAAACGGTGAGCGGGAAGGATATAACACCTACGTTTATCGTGAGTCCGAGATCAAACGTATTGCCAAGGTAGCGTTTGAAGCGGCGCAGAAGCGTAATGGACAACTCTGTTCGGTTGATAAGTCTAATGTTCTGGAAGTGACTGCACTCTGGCGTGAGCTGGTGTCTGGCATGGCCGATGATTACAGAGATGTTGAACTGAGCCATATGTATGTGGATAACGCCACCATGCAGCTGGTGCGCAAGCCAAAACAGTTTGACGTGATCGTAACGGGCAATATGTTTGGCGATATCCTCAGCGACTGCGCTGCCATGTTAACAGGTTCTATTGGTATGCTGCCGTCAGCGTCCCTGAATGAAAAGACTCAGGGCATGTATGAACCGGTACACGGCTCCGCGCCCGATATAGCCGGGCAGGGCAAGGCGAATCCGCTGGCGCAGATACTGTCTCTGGCGATGCTGTTGCGTTATTCTCTGGGCGAAATGGCGGCTGCAGATGCCATTGAACAGGCCGTTGGTGATGTGCTGGATCAGGGATTGCGTACAGGGGATATTGCGTCTGAAGGCTGTCGTCTGGTCAGTACTGCACAAATGGGTGATGCGGTCGTAAACTGTTTGCAGTGAAATTAAGTATTAGTGATTCATGACAGTGGTTCATGATGATTCATGGAGGGTAGTATGAAAAAGGTAGGACTTGTCGGCTGGCGAGGCATGGTAGGCTCTGTTCTGATG from Endozoicomonas sp. NE40 includes:
- the leuB gene encoding 3-isopropylmalate dehydrogenase; the encoded protein is MSRQILCLPGDGIGPEIVTEALKVLDTVKERFSLDIEVSHALVGGAAIDAEGTPLPAETLKLAKQSDAILFGAVGGPKWDDQPMTNRPEKGLLGLRSELDLFANLRPAILFPQLAEASSLKAGLVAGLDILIVRELTGGIYFGEPRGVRTLENGEREGYNTYVYRESEIKRIAKVAFEAAQKRNGQLCSVDKSNVLEVTALWRELVSGMADDYRDVELSHMYVDNATMQLVRKPKQFDVIVTGNMFGDILSDCAAMLTGSIGMLPSASLNEKTQGMYEPVHGSAPDIAGQGKANPLAQILSLAMLLRYSLGEMAAADAIEQAVGDVLDQGLRTGDIASEGCRLVSTAQMGDAVVNCLQ